In a single window of the Tellurirhabdus bombi genome:
- the cbiB gene encoding adenosylcobinamide-phosphate synthase CbiB, with translation MEELALLALPLVLGYILDLLLGDPENWPHPIRVFGNAIAQGTRFLNKGNGRFWKGLCLTIGLCGAVFLFFTGLEMALRHIHPGLLIPINTIWVWYGLANKGLITEGERVFDVLEKDGLEAGRRQLSRIVGRDTSQLSAQQIRIAVLETMSENLSDGVIAPLFFCALAGVPGMMLYKMINTLDSMIGYRNEKYEQFGKFAARLDDVANLIPARLTALLMVLVTGSVRGFRFVFRYGNQHKSPNSGYPEAALAGILDCRFGGPNVYHGVLVEKPFIGERERIIEPREIERVAAINHRSCLLMVVGIIVIYVGLWNG, from the coding sequence ATGGAAGAGTTAGCGCTGTTGGCCTTGCCTTTAGTGTTGGGATACATCCTTGACTTGCTGCTCGGTGACCCCGAAAATTGGCCGCACCCGATCCGGGTTTTTGGCAACGCCATTGCGCAGGGAACCCGTTTTTTGAATAAAGGAAACGGGCGCTTCTGGAAAGGATTGTGCCTGACAATTGGTCTTTGTGGTGCCGTATTTCTGTTTTTTACGGGTCTGGAAATGGCGTTGCGGCACATTCATCCGGGGCTACTCATTCCAATAAATACCATCTGGGTTTGGTACGGGTTAGCCAACAAAGGGCTGATCACGGAAGGAGAGCGGGTATTTGACGTTTTGGAAAAGGATGGACTCGAAGCCGGGCGGCGGCAGCTTTCTCGCATTGTCGGGCGCGATACGTCGCAGTTGAGTGCGCAGCAGATTCGGATTGCCGTACTGGAAACGATGTCCGAAAACCTGAGTGATGGCGTCATTGCCCCGCTTTTTTTCTGTGCGCTGGCGGGTGTTCCCGGCATGATGCTCTACAAAATGATCAATACGCTGGACTCGATGATTGGCTACCGGAACGAAAAATACGAACAGTTCGGTAAGTTTGCGGCTCGGCTGGACGATGTGGCTAACTTAATTCCCGCGCGGCTGACGGCCTTGCTGATGGTGCTGGTAACGGGTAGTGTGCGCGGTTTCCGATTTGTCTTTCGGTATGGAAATCAGCATAAAAGTCCCAATTCGGGTTACCCGGAAGCTGCCCTGGCTGGCATTCTGGATTGTCGGTTTGGTGGGCCAAACGTCTACCACGGCGTGCTGGTCGAGAAGCCATTTATTGGGGAGCGGGAGCGTATCATCGAACCACGGGAAATTGAGCGCGTGGCCGCCATCAACCACCGAAGCTGTTTGCTGATGGTCGTTGGAATCATCGTTATTTATGTTGGTTTATGGAATGGATAG
- a CDS encoding pyridoxal phosphate-dependent aminotransferase, giving the protein MLHGHGDDSYRHSSTIIADFSTNVWYGGEPKGLKEHLFSQWATINRYPEVVAESLVQKVASHHGIKPEQVLVNSGTTESIYLLAQAFAGRKTTIVVPAFAEYEDACRMHNHELTFMPWNALADLPPLISDLVFICNPNNPTGATFAQLAAWISQNPKTLFVVDEAFIDFTVGLPTMIAELSWYDNLVVMHSMTKAYAIPGLRLGYLVGTPELIERLKALKQPWTVNTMALEAGKFIFDQYDSIQLPVRQLLADKDDFVADLRENKAFRVYNSETHFFLAETRTGTAAALKQFLIKQHGLLIRDASNFRGLGKGHFRVATLAPETNQRLINALAEWKS; this is encoded by the coding sequence ATGCTTCACGGACACGGAGACGATAGTTACCGTCATTCTTCAACCATAATCGCGGATTTCAGTACCAACGTCTGGTACGGCGGCGAACCCAAAGGGCTGAAAGAGCACCTGTTCAGCCAGTGGGCGACCATTAACCGGTACCCGGAAGTGGTAGCCGAAAGTCTGGTTCAAAAGGTGGCCAGTCACCACGGGATCAAGCCCGAACAGGTGCTGGTCAACAGCGGGACGACGGAAAGTATTTACCTGCTGGCTCAGGCGTTTGCCGGTCGAAAAACGACCATTGTTGTGCCCGCTTTTGCGGAATACGAAGACGCCTGCCGGATGCACAATCACGAGCTGACATTTATGCCCTGGAATGCGTTGGCGGACCTACCACCCCTGATAAGCGATCTGGTTTTTATCTGCAATCCCAACAATCCCACCGGCGCTACCTTCGCGCAACTGGCGGCTTGGATAAGTCAGAATCCCAAGACGCTTTTCGTGGTCGATGAGGCGTTTATTGACTTCACTGTTGGCCTGCCCACCATGATTGCGGAACTGTCCTGGTACGATAATCTGGTCGTAATGCATTCGATGACTAAAGCCTATGCCATACCGGGACTGCGTTTGGGCTACCTCGTCGGCACGCCCGAACTCATAGAGCGCCTGAAAGCCCTGAAACAACCCTGGACGGTAAACACGATGGCGCTGGAAGCAGGAAAGTTTATTTTTGACCAATACGATTCGATTCAGTTGCCAGTCAGGCAGTTGCTTGCCGACAAAGATGACTTTGTGGCCGATCTGCGGGAAAATAAGGCCTTTCGGGTGTACAACAGCGAGACTCATTTTTTTCTGGCCGAAACACGCACCGGCACTGCCGCCGCCCTGAAGCAATTTTTAATTAAACAGCATGGCCTGCTTATCCGGGATGCCAGCAACTTCCGGGGGCTGGGAAAAGGACATTTCCGCGTGGCTACGCTTGCCCCAGAGACGAACCAACGGTTAATCAATGCTTTAGCTGAATGGAAGAGTTAG
- a CDS encoding cobyric acid synthase, whose protein sequence is MRLPKLRPIMFVGTASDVGKSVITAGFCRIFKQDGYEPAPFKAQNMSLNSFATPDGLEIGRAQAVQAEAAGIPCHTDMNPVLLKPTNDKSSQVILNGKPIGNQSAYDYFMGNDRSELFAAVKQAFDRLSSRYSPVVMEGAGSISELNLKHRDITNLRMALHAGAATYLIGDIDRGGIFGSVYGSIALLTPEERQCIKGILVNKFRGDSRLFEDGRRMLEELTGVPVVGVLPYFRDIFIEEEDSVSLENKYRSAVSGKVNVAVILLKRLSNFTDFDRLEKDPRVNLYYTNQPDEIAKADIVILPGSKNTIDDLLTIKNNGVAQAIYTAHKNGKTVIGICGGYQMLGETIEDPDHVEGSIEAVPGLGLLPVRTILQPTKTTQQQQFAFRNSSETCLGYEIHMGHTTVRGEVQPLAYLPDGRTDGYFLSSKCWGTYLHGILDNNAVVDELLADYTSQLSDQTFDFRQFKDQQYDRLAEVIRANVDMDQIYASLQLTD, encoded by the coding sequence CACGGCTTCCGACGTTGGGAAAAGTGTGATTACCGCTGGATTTTGCCGGATTTTCAAGCAGGATGGCTACGAACCCGCGCCGTTCAAAGCGCAGAACATGTCGCTCAACAGCTTTGCCACGCCAGACGGTCTGGAGATTGGGCGGGCACAGGCGGTGCAGGCCGAAGCGGCGGGGATTCCCTGCCATACCGACATGAATCCCGTGCTGCTCAAACCCACCAACGATAAAAGTTCGCAGGTGATTCTGAACGGTAAACCGATTGGTAATCAGTCGGCCTACGATTATTTTATGGGCAATGACCGCAGCGAATTGTTTGCCGCCGTGAAGCAGGCTTTTGACCGGTTATCCAGTCGCTATTCGCCGGTGGTGATGGAAGGGGCGGGTAGTATTTCGGAACTAAACCTGAAACACCGGGACATTACTAACCTGCGCATGGCCCTCCACGCCGGGGCGGCAACCTACCTCATTGGCGACATCGACCGGGGCGGGATTTTCGGCAGCGTGTACGGAAGCATCGCTCTGCTGACACCGGAAGAACGGCAGTGCATCAAAGGTATTTTGGTCAATAAATTTCGGGGCGACAGTCGGCTTTTTGAGGACGGAAGGCGGATGCTGGAAGAACTGACGGGCGTTCCGGTGGTGGGCGTTCTACCTTATTTTCGGGATATTTTTATCGAAGAGGAAGACTCGGTTTCGCTGGAAAACAAGTACCGGTCGGCGGTGAGTGGCAAAGTCAACGTGGCGGTTATTTTGCTGAAGCGTCTGTCTAACTTCACGGATTTCGACCGGCTGGAAAAAGACCCGCGCGTCAATTTATATTACACGAATCAGCCCGACGAAATCGCCAAAGCCGATATTGTAATTTTGCCCGGTAGTAAGAACACAATCGACGATTTACTGACGATCAAAAACAACGGCGTGGCGCAGGCGATTTACACGGCTCATAAAAATGGAAAAACGGTAATTGGTATTTGCGGTGGTTACCAGATGCTGGGCGAAACGATTGAAGATCCCGACCACGTTGAAGGCAGCATTGAGGCGGTTCCGGGTTTGGGCTTACTGCCCGTGCGGACTATTTTGCAGCCTACCAAGACTACGCAGCAGCAGCAGTTTGCTTTTAGAAATAGTTCTGAAACCTGTTTGGGCTACGAAATTCACATGGGCCATACCACCGTCCGGGGCGAAGTGCAGCCACTTGCGTACTTGCCCGATGGCCGAACGGATGGCTATTTTCTGAGTTCGAAATGCTGGGGGACTTACCTGCATGGCATTCTGGACAACAACGCGGTGGTCGATGAGTTGCTGGCTGACTATACCAGTCAATTAAGTGACCAGACGTTTGATTTCCGGCAGTTTAAAGACCAGCAGTACGACCGGCTGGCTGAGGTCATTCGGGCGAATGTGGATATGGATCAGATTTACGCGAGCTTGCAACTTACTGACTAA